One Rosa chinensis cultivar Old Blush chromosome 3, RchiOBHm-V2, whole genome shotgun sequence DNA window includes the following coding sequences:
- the LOC112193149 gene encoding trihelix transcription factor GTL2 has translation MFDGVPAEQLHQFIAASRTSLPLPLPNIPLSSFPNLQPFDHHHHHHHSYNIINPPPPTPQELVQLQPPPHNQLLLPSVVLHRRANDQEKQENSTTLVLPSSNLEIERERTASMPPELPSDPWSNDELLALLRIRSTMENWFPEFTWEHVSRKLAEVGFKRSAEKCKEKFEEESRYFNNINFNKNFRFLSELEQLYQPPVEPPQNVAEDQPEKNTEKVVEVEKPSEELGNQDKGQTALDPQESPSNDQTVSETQVEIVRAKSNNKKRKRQRRFEMLKGFCEDIVNKLMAQQEETHSQLLEDMVRRDEEKLAKEEAWKKQEMDRMNKELETMAHEQAVAGDRQATIIQFLKKFTSSASTSSSTNPSNGQKENDQEPITSSTMVPSASNVHKSTTTTSFHTQNNPSTPTSLTEAIAPQSPSSSTLSINPKLPISSPPPENPSSDHLKTQNPSSDDKAQDLGKRWPRDEVLALINLRCSLFNNGDQQDKDKDGGAVKAPLWERISQGMSELGYKRNAKRCKEKWENINKYFRKTKDVNKKRSLDSRTCPYFHQLSTLYNQGILVPPSDHQAAAPENRSPENQSSLAEGEKNNMVLQAVPAAFDFEF, from the exons ATGTTCGATGGAGTCCCAGCTGAGCAATTGCACCAATTCATAGCAGCCTCAAGAACTTCactccctctccctcttcccaatattcctctctcttccttccctAATCTCCAACCCttcgatcatcatcatcatcatcatcatagcTACAACATCATCAACCCTCCTCCCCCAACACCTCAAGAACTTGTGCAGCTTCAGCCACCACCTCACAATCAGCTTCTGCTTCCGTCCGTAGTACTTCACCGCCGCGCAAATGATCAAGAGAAGCAAGAAAACAGCACTACCTTGGTCTTGCCTTCATCGAATTTGGAGATCGAACGAGAACGAACAGCATCGATGCCACCTGAATTGCCTAGCGATCCCTGGAGTAACGATGAGCTGCTTGCACTGCTCCGGATCAGATCTACCATGGAGAATTGGTTCCCTGAGTTCACTTGGGAACATGTCTCAAG AAAGCTTGCAGAGGTTGGCTTTAAAAGGAGTGCAGAGAAGTGCAAGGAGAAGTTTGAAGAGGAAAGCAGGTACTTCAACAACATCAACTTCAACAAGAACTTCAGGTTTCTTAGTGAGCTTGAGCAGCTCTATCAACCACCAGTTGAGCCACCTCAAAACGTAGCTGAAGATCAACCAGAAAAGAATACCGAAAAAGTAGTAGAAGTTGAAAAGCCAAGTGAAGAACTAGGAAACCAAGATAAAGGCCAAACAGCTTTGGATCCTCAAGAGTCACCAAGCAATGATCAAACAGTTAGTGAGACACAGGTAGAGATTGTTAGAGCAAAGAGCAAcaacaagaagaggaagaggcagAGGAGATTTGAAATGCTGAAAGGTTTCTGTGAAGACATAGTGAACAAGTTGATGGCTCAGCAAGAAGAGACTCACAGTCAGCTACTTGAAGACATGGTGAGGAGAGATGAAGAGAAGCTTGCAAAGGAAGAAGCTTGGAAGAAGCAAGAGATGGATAGGATGAACAAGGAGCTTGAAACCATGGCACATGAACAAGCTGTTGCAGGTGATAGACAAGCTACAATTATTCAGTTCTTGAAGAAATTCACATCATCAGCTAGTACTAGTAGTAGTACTAACCCTAGTAATGGCCAAAAGGAAAATGATCAAGAACCAATTACATCATCCACAATGGTCCCATCTGCAAGCAATGTTCACAAGTCTACTACTACTACTTCTTTCCACACCCAAAATAATCCAAGCACACCCACTTCACTGACCGAAGCCATTGCACCCCAAAGCCCTAGTTCAAGCACTCTAAGCATCAATCCAAAACTGCCCATTTCATCTCCGCCTCCTGAAAACCCTAGCTCCGATcatctcaaaacccaaaaccctagctCGGACGACAAAGCGCAAGACCTCGGAAAGAGGTGGCCGAGGGACGAAGTCTTGGCTCTGATCAACCTCCGGTGCAGTCTCTTCAACAATGGCGATCAACAAGACAAGGATAAAGATGGAGGAGCCGTCAAGGCTCCACTGTGGGAGAGAATCTCACAAGGGATGTCGGAGTTGGGTTACAAGAGAAACGCCAAGAGGTGTAAAGAGAAATGGGAGAATATCAATAAGTACTTTAGGAAAACAAAGGATGTGAACAAGAAGAGGTCGCTTGACTCGAGGACTTGCCCTTATTTTCATCAACTAAGCACTTTGTACAACCAAGGCATACTCGTACCGCCTTCCGATCACCAAGCGGCGGCGCCGGAAAACCGCTCACCGGAGAACCAATCATCTCTAGCTGAAGGTGAGAAAAACAATATGGTACTGCAAGCTGTACCGGCagcttttgattttgaattctgA
- the LOC112192560 gene encoding mitochondrial import inner membrane translocase subunit TIM23-3, with product MADSTQPTTAVAAANPYNPYQDLDAPIKKLYYLPTSPEHLYPEKAPKPYRPFGENLVSCTGICYLSGRTAGIVHGGVRGLNAAGAGEPRRVRMSRALSSGGELGRRYSNAMGIVGLYFSVIEGWINCYRGKDGILNTGVAGFGAGVV from the coding sequence ATGGCCGATTCAACCCAACCCACCACCGCCGTCGCCGCCGCGAATCCCTACAACCCCTACCAAGACCTCGACGCTCCCATCAAGAAGCTCTACTACCTCCCAACCTCACCGGAGCACCTCTATCCCGAAAAAGCTCCAAAACCCTACCGTCCCTTTGGAGAGAACCTCGTGAGCTGCACCGGCATTTGCTACCTCTCCGGCCGGACCGCCGGAATCGTCCACGGCGGTGTTAGGGGACTCAATGCCGCCGGCGCCGGCGAGCCTCGGAGGGTCAGAATGAGCAGGGCTTTGAGCTCCGGTGGCGAGTTGGGTCGGAGGTACTCGAACGCTATGGGGATTGTTGGGTTGTATTTCTCTGTGATTGAGGGTTGGATTAACTGTTACAGGGGTAAAGATGGGATCTTGAACACTGGTGTTGCTGGATTTGGGGCTGGGGTGGTGTAA
- the LOC112193504 gene encoding calmodulin-like protein 8 → MKQGANKGDVLSEEQIAEFQEAFCLFDKDGDGCITIEELATAIKSVDQNPTAEELQNMISEVDIDGNGTIEFGEFLNVMVTKMKENDADEELKEAFKVFDKDQDGYISPKELRNVMINLGERLTDEEVEQMIREADLDGDGLVNYEEFVRMMLAAF, encoded by the exons atgaaacaaGGTGCCAATAAGGGAGATGTTCTAAGTGAAGAACAGATTGCAGAGTTTCAGGAAGCTTTCTGTCTGTTTGACAAGGATGGAGATG GATGCATTACAATCGAAGAACTTGCCACCGCAATTAAATCAGTGGATCAAAATCCGACGGCAGAAGAATTGCAGAACATGATAAGCGAAGTTGATATTGACGGCAACGGAACCATAGAATTTGGGGAGTTCCTCAATGTCATGGTGACGAAAATGAAG GAAAATGACGCGGACGAGGAATTGAAAGAAGCTTTCAAAGTGTTCGATAAGGATCAAGATGGCTACATTTCACCTAAAGAG TTGAGGAATGTGATGATTAATCTGGGAGAAAGATTGACAGATGAAGAGGTAGAGCAAATGATCAGAGAAGCTGATTTGGATGGTGATGGCTTAGTCAATTATGAAGAATTTGTGAGAATGATGTTGGCTGCTTTTTGA